Proteins encoded together in one Triticum dicoccoides isolate Atlit2015 ecotype Zavitan chromosome 7B, WEW_v2.0, whole genome shotgun sequence window:
- the LOC119337288 gene encoding 60S ribosomal protein L31-like, whose product MFDSTFKKKAPNAIKELRKFAQKAMGTTDVRIDVKLNKLIWSSGIRSVPRRVRVRIARRRNDEEDAKEELYSLVTVAEVPAEGLKGLGTKVVDDTE is encoded by the coding sequence ATGTTTGACAGTACCTTCAAGAAGAAGGCACCTAATGCCATCAAAGAGCTCAGGAAGTTTGCACAGAAGGCTATGGGCACGACAGACGTCAGGATCGACGTGAAGCTCAACAAGCTCATCTGGAGCAGTGGGATCAGAAGCGTGCCCCGTAGGGTTCGCGTGAGGATTGCCCGCAGGAGGAACGACGAGGAGGACGCCAAGGAGGAGCTCTACTCACTCGTCACTGTTGCCGAGGTGCCTGCTGAGGGTTTGAAGGGGCTGGGAACCAAGGTTGTCGATGACACTGAGTAG